The genomic segment AAAGGAAGGCAACCGCTTGAAAAATTCATAGTACGGTTGCCATACGTTCTCCCTTATTTTACTTTTTTGAACACTAACACGCCGTTGTGGCCGCCGAAACCGAGCGAACCGGATGCGGCGCAATCGATTGTGCAGGAAACGCCTTTTTGCGGCAGGTAATTCAAATCGCACCCTGCTTCCAAATCAGGTTCCGTTAAGTTCACGGTGGGCGGACAGAAGCCTTCTCCAATTGCTTTTACGCAGATAATTGCCTCCAACGCGCCGGCAGCTCCCAAACAGTGTCCAATCATCGACTTCGTGGAAGAAATTTTCAGGTTATACGCATGTTGCCCGAAAGCTTTTTTAATCATCGCGGTTTCGGAGGGGTCGTTGATCGGAGTAGATGTTCCATGCGCGTTATAATACTGCACATCTTCCGGTTTTACCCCCGCGTCTTCCAAGGCCTTCGTCATCGCCAAAGCGCCACTGATACCGGAAGGGTCGGGGCTGGTCAGATGATATGCATCGGAGGAGCCGCCGTAGCCTGCAAGCTCCGCATATATCTTTGCCCCACGCTTCTTTGCATGTTCGTATTCTTCAAGAATGAGTATACCTGCGCCTTCCCCCATCACAAAACCCGAGCGCTTTTTATCAAAGGGGCAGCAGGCTTTGTGCGGTTCATCGTTATAGTCCGACGCGAGCGTTTGCAGTACGCTGAACGCATTGATACCGAACCCTGTAATTGCGGCCTCGGTTCCTCCTGCAAGACACATATCCATTCTACCCGAACGGATTAAATCAAGTGCATTGCCCAAAGCGTCGGTACTGGAAGCACAGGCCGTCGTAATTGTCCACGAAACGCCGTGCAGTCCGAAATGCATACTGACGTTGCCTGCTGCCTCGTTCGGAATGAGCAGCGGAATAGCGAGAGGCGGTATCCGCGAGTGACCCGCTTCAAAGTATTTTTTGAACGAACTTTCATGGATTTCAAAACCGCCGATGCCATTTCCGATCATCACACCGGTACGGTCGCCCTCTATCGTTTCTTTTGAAAGTCCGGCATCTGCGACTGCCTGTACCGCGGCCGCCACTGCAAACTGCGAAAAGCGCGCCATCTTACGGGCATCCTTTTTATCCATAAACGCGGCAGGATCAAACTCTTTACATTCAGCCGCAATTCTAACCCTATCATCTCCGGGGTCGTAGTTGACGGTAATCTTATCGATTCCGCAGCGGCCTGCTTTTATTCCTTCCCATATTTCCGCAACCGTATTTCCCAAAGCGGAAACGGCGCCAAGTCCGGTAATTACAACTCTTCTCATTATGTTCTCCTTCAATTAGGCGCCCATACCGCCGTCTACACCGAGTACCTGCGCGGTAATATACACGGATAAATCGGATGCTAAAAAGACAGCCGCATTTGCAACATCAAGCGGCGTACCTCCGCGTTTTAGAGGAATAGCCGTTTCTATCCAATTCTTCCGCATATCTTCCGGTAATGACGAAGTCATATCCGTTTCGATATAGCCGGGCGCAATCGCATTGACACGCACCCCTCTGCTGCCGATCTCCTTTGCAAGGCTTTTGGTCATACCGATTAAGCCTGCCTTACTTGCCGCATAGTTAACCTGCCCGCCTTGTCCGTGCAGACCGACGATACTGGCCATATTGATAATGGAACCTTCCCGCTTCCGCAGCATATCGGAAGAGACAATTTGCGATGTTAAAAAAGCCCCAGTCAAATTGACGCGCAATACAGCGTCCCAATCATCCTGCGGCATACGGAACGACAGTCCGTCCCGCGTAATTCCGGCGTTGTTGACTAAAATATGGAATCCACCGGATTGCTTGAGCGCCTCTTTTACCGTAGCGGTCAGTTCTTCGGCATTTCCGCAGTCGGCGTATATCTCGTGGAATACGCTATTGTGCTGTGCGGCGAAGGCTTCCATTTCCGCCTTTCCTTGCGATGGTTTTGTGCAAAGCCCCCATATCTCAGCTCCTTCTTCCAGAAAGCGACGGACTATCTCTCTCCCGATTCCGCGTGAAGAACCGGTTACCAATGCTTTTTTCCCTTGTAATAACATATAAACCTCAATGTAAATGTGCTTGTAAATATGGGGCATTGTAAACCGGATTTGTATCTTTTGGCAATGGCAGGGATTTTTGTAAAATATCAATTTATATCAATTTTTTTGAAAATTTCCTCTTGACTTTTGAGGGGGGGGGGGGGTATTATGGAAGGGAATTGCTGTTTTTGTATAAGCGCTTTGTTTATGAGGTATCGATGGTTTGGACAGAATGGCCTTTACAAGGCAGCAAAAAATTAATCGTCTACTATATGTAGAACAAGGAGTTAGTGAATGAAAAAGAAAAGTCTATGTCTTGCTATCCTATGTACCGCAGCAGCGCTCTTATCTGCAGCCTGCGGTAATGCATTCGGCAACAAAAGCAAGGACAGTAATCAGGGAAACACACCGGGCACAAACACAGTATCGTTTGAAAGCTTTTCGCCTCGTTCCGTTTCCGTAAAGAACAATACGGGAGAACGGCTTGTTGCTTTTAAGGGTTCTATTGAACCGAGTTCGCTTATCAGCGGTGTTCCAGCTCACGCAAGTAACCACGGTTTAAAAAAAGATCCGTCTTTGTTCGGTGAAACGGGAGATTTTGCCCTGCTTTTCTTAACCGAAAAAGTCTATAACGAGAACAAAGATAATTTATCTGCCGTAAAGAACTCACCATTTGCAAGCGTATATGCTTTCTATAATAAAACAGGCACGAACGATTTAGTGTATACCATCAGCAGCAATTCCGGCGGTAAGGCAAAACTGACGGTGCAAAACAATTCCCCCTTCAATGTTGAAATCAGAGTAAATTCTCCCGAAGGCGAAGTACTTGGTTATACAGGCGCATATACGGCAAATACCGTACTGAACATGAATCCGGGTGACTATACACTCTACCCTGTGTTCAAAAAATATATTGCACGTGATAACGAAATATACAGCGTTGTTCCTAAATTTAAAACGACTAAAAAGCCATTTTCGGTCGATTTTGCCATTACCGATAGTGATACGTGGAATATAGGTAACCTCTGGGATGCTACGGCGATGCAGCTTTCTTCCGGCGGATTTTATTTAACAATCAACAATCAATCAAATACTGCAGTACGCTTTACCAAAGGCTCTACGGAATTTGAAACATCGTTGGGTATTAAAGGGATTAAGAGCGGAAGTCAAGCGACCTTCTTTGTCGCGTTTCAAAAAGGTGCGGACGGTTCGTATCCCGACAGCTTTAAGATGAGCACGTTACGCATCGGTGCAGCGCTATTTCCCAATACCTTGCCTGAATATACCTATCAGCTTGATACAAAATACACCATTACTATTAAGGGTACAGAAGCGGATAACTTAACGCTGGAAGCAATAGAAGAAAAAGGAAAGGTTGATATCGATAAATTGTTCGGGCTGTAAGCTCGTACGTTGCCGCCTTTAAGCAAGGCGGCAATACTTTTACATAGAACAAGCGTAAGGATATGCTATGTATAAAAAACTATTATGCTATCTTGCAGCCGCTATGTGTTTTGCCGCATGCAATACTCCCAACATGGGAAAGAAAAACAATCAGGGGCAAGACATTAACAGCGTAACCGTAAACTTCTTTAATGAATCGTCTTTTAAAGTTGATATTTATAGAAATATTAATCCTTCGGCGTCCGATACATCGGCAACCCCGCTTGTAACGGTTAATGCAGGCGCTACGGAAAAAGTAAAGCTACCGCCGAGCGCCGACCAAACAATCGGAGATGTGTTTTATCTGCGGTATAACGTACAGCTTGCCGATACCTTTACTTCCGGTACAGGCGCCCCCTTGTATGTGCAGGCAAAGCGGGACATTTCCAATATCGCATTTGTACTAAAAAAAGATGAAACCTACACAAAAACGATTTCTCAACCTGCAAGCGGTCAACTGAAATTTATACATTGCTACATCAAAGTGCAGAATACGGGGAGCAAAAGTTTTCAGGTTTTACAGGGCAGTTCTTACTTAAAGAAACTCGGCACCGAAGAATTAAACTTAGCAAGCGGTCAATTCGGTTTTTACGAGCTGAATATTTCCGATCTTGAAACTTCCGAAACAATGCAGGCGCTTAAATTTTTTGTTACCGACAGTGCAAACACCATTACCGTCGTACCGTTTTTACTTGAACGTGGGAAAGTCTACGGTTTTCAATGCAATGGAACGGACGTAAGCGCACCGTCTGTTACGGATATCGCATATTAAAAGGAGATAGCGATGAAAAAATATACTATTATACCGATAATAGCGGGGATACTTGTTCTCGTTGCGGGCTGTCGGATGCAGAATGATGTTAAAAAAAACAATACAGAGCAAGAACAACACACCGTATTGACTATTAAAAATCAATCATCTTTTTCCATCAAGAATATAAAATACAATGGTCAAGCAGTGAATCTTTCAGAAGAATTTTTACCTGCTGGAGAAAGTTGTACAGTACAGCTTGTAGAAAAAGCAAACAGTTATCTCTATTTCACTTTGTATGATGAAATAAAAAAGACGTCTTTCGCTGTAAGGTCAAATAATACAATTATTGTTGAAAAAGGAAAAACGGAAATATTTGCGATAACTGACAATACATTAGTAATTCAAACAGGGCAAACCCAACCGATCAAACTTTTGAGCCTGATAAAACCTGCCATCTTAAAAGTGTACAATGAAACAGCTTGGAATGTAACCGAAATAAGTTATGGCGGCAAAACATATAAAAAGACTATTGCTTCCGGTAAAGAATGGGAAACGACATTCGGAGACAATATGCAGCATGCGCTCACATTCACACTGTTGAAGAAAAAAGACAATACTACCGTTAGTCTTACATTGAAAGATACGGTTACAATAGAAATCGGTAAAGCAAAGGAAGTGCATATCACCAATACCACATTAGCAGTACAGGAAGGGAAAACGGAACCGGAAGAAATACGGCAGCTGTTAGGAGGTAGTGTGCTAAATATTATTAATCACAGTTCTGCTGATGAAATTTCGGGCATACATTACGGAGAGATAATACATACAACCGCAGTACCGCAAAATGGAACTTGTAAACTTGAACTGCAAGATGGCATTGATGACTATCTGACATTTTATGTAAAGGCAACTTTTGTAACTTTTAAGGTTAAAACAAGCGCTAAAATCGCTGTAGCAAGCAAAGAAGAAAAAACGATAACCATAGATAATAATATGGATGTGATTGTAGTGGCAGTGAAATATCCTGATGAAGAAGCGCCTACGACGGGAGACGATCTTACGAAAGTGCTTAAATTACAAAAACTGGTAGAAGCTGCCCTATTGGATATAACCAATAAATCCTCCGCAGAGCTGCTTAATGTTACGTATGATAATTATAATGCCGGAACCATTGCCGCTTATGACGGTAAAGCAGAGGAAGCACCATGGGAACAAGTTGATTGTTGGGATTTTACGACAACTGCAACACAAATTACATTTGATATAAAATTACCGGAGAAATTGATAAGACTTAAAACAGTAGAGCCCATTGTACTTGCAAATTCCGACAAAACAAAATTTACCTTTACCAATAAAACGAAAGTTATCGATGTAGAAACAGGTATTACAACTACAATAGGCAAGGTAATCGGATTAAGCAGCTTAACTGTTGTGAATGGAACTACGGCTAAATTGTCGAATTTCCAATATGCAGAACAGAAGGCAGATACATCATTGGTAGTATCTCAAAACGACAAGTGGGAAGTAGAGTTCACTAAACCGGTACAAGATCACCTTACTTTTAAAATACGAAATAACGACATTACCGTTAAGACTGTCAAAAAAATTTCGATTAATTCAGGTGAAGAAAAAATTTTTACCATAACCGATGCCACTGCTGTTATTCCTTCCGGAGCTCAAGATTCTACTACCGTAGATAAAGTGCTGCATGCTGCAACCTTAGAAATAACAAACAGTGCTTCCGTCAAACTATATAATGTAAAGTACGGAGATCGCGATTTCGGTGATCTTACGATAGAAAGTGATGGAGATGCTGGTAATGCATTAAAGTATTGGGACATTAAAGATACAGCACTCCCTATCTCTTTTGAACTGCAAACACCTAAAAAGAAAGTAAAAGTTAAAACAGAAGAAACGATTAAACTTACTGCGGATGATAGCATTGAGTTTAGTATTACTGATGCTACAAAACTCATTGTTGAAGAAAGTGGTGGAAGTCTTACAATTAGTAATTTTTTAACCGGTAAATCAAAACTTATCATTAAGAATTACTCATCGGAATCTTTCAGATACGTATGTTATGCAGGTAATTATGGACCGGGTGGAAGAGATAATAATGAGTGGTTTCATAAATCTAACAGCAAGGTGTATGAATTTGATAATGATGTTGAGGGAAATATAGAGTTCTTTATACAACGGTTATATAAAACAGTCAAAAAATGGAAAATTGTTAAAACAGTAAAAAGTATACATCTTATTCAGGGAGAGGAAAACACTTTTATTATATCAGACGATACGTTTATA from the Treponema medium genome contains:
- the fabG gene encoding 3-oxoacyl-ACP reductase FabG, which encodes MLLQGKKALVTGSSRGIGREIVRRFLEEGAEIWGLCTKPSQGKAEMEAFAAQHNSVFHEIYADCGNAEELTATVKEALKQSGGFHILVNNAGITRDGLSFRMPQDDWDAVLRVNLTGAFLTSQIVSSDMLRKREGSIINMASIVGLHGQGGQVNYAASKAGLIGMTKSLAKEIGSRGVRVNAIAPGYIETDMTSSLPEDMRKNWIETAIPLKRGGTPLDVANAAVFLASDLSVYITAQVLGVDGGMGA
- the fabF gene encoding beta-ketoacyl-ACP synthase II is translated as MRRVVITGLGAVSALGNTVAEIWEGIKAGRCGIDKITVNYDPGDDRVRIAAECKEFDPAAFMDKKDARKMARFSQFAVAAAVQAVADAGLSKETIEGDRTGVMIGNGIGGFEIHESSFKKYFEAGHSRIPPLAIPLLIPNEAAGNVSMHFGLHGVSWTITTACASSTDALGNALDLIRSGRMDMCLAGGTEAAITGFGINAFSVLQTLASDYNDEPHKACCPFDKKRSGFVMGEGAGILILEEYEHAKKRGAKIYAELAGYGGSSDAYHLTSPDPSGISGALAMTKALEDAGVKPEDVQYYNAHGTSTPINDPSETAMIKKAFGQHAYNLKISSTKSMIGHCLGAAGALEAIICVKAIGEGFCPPTVNLTEPDLEAGCDLNYLPQKGVSCTIDCAASGSLGFGGHNGVLVFKKVK